CAGTTCAGGCCACTGCGCCATGCCATCCAGGGCAAGCCAGAGGTCCACCTCGGGCAGCTCGGCGGCCAGAGTCTCCTGGCCATAACGCGAAACCAGGCACCCTGCCGCGACGACCAACGGGCGTTTGCCGCGCGCCCGCTTGGAAGCCTGGGCCGCGGCCTGGGCCGCGTCGAGCAGCGTCTCGGCCGATTCCTGCACGGCGGGCGCGATGAAACCGCAGGTATTGACGAAGATCAGGCGGGCCTTGGAGGGGTCGTCCACGGCCTTGACCGGGCCGAGGGCGGCCAGAAAGCGCTCGGTGTCCACCCTGGTCTTGGGGCAGCCGAGCGAAACCACGTAGGCGGGAATGGGTCGCATGGCCGTGGTTTAGTCCATTTCCGCGCGCCTGGCTAGCTGGGCGCCTTCCTTCATTTTTGTCCGCCGAATCTTGCCCCTCCTTGCCAGGAAATCGTCGCCGGGGTAGTAATAGGTCATTGCGCGAGGTCCGCTAATATTTTCGGACGCCCGCGCCCTGGGGGAACCACGGATATGGCCGAGCAAACCGACAGCGCCGCCCCGTGCGTGCAGAAGATCGCCGTGGCCGGGCGCGGCCCTGAGTTCGAGAAGCTCGTCGAACTGCTGCGGGACGGCGTCAAGGTAGAGGTCGCCGCCGAACTCAGGCTCGTGGCCGCCGCCTGCGAAGGCGGCCCGCTGCCTGAGATCGCCTCGCGCCACCCGGACCTGCCCCTGTACGCCGACGTGGGCGAGCTCCTGGGCTCGCACCGCGACACGGACGTGCTCTTCGTCTCCGGCTCGCGCGCCCTCGTGGAGCGGGCACGCGCTCTGGCCCCGGCCAGCACCCTGGTCTTCGGCCCGGCCGAATCCGTGTTCTTCCTGACCCTCTTCGACCCCGAACGGCTGTGTCTTTCCTGCCGCCTGGACCTCTCGCGCACGCGCTCACTCTTCGAGGCGGTCATGGACGAAGTGCGCGAGGACATGATCCTCATGGACCGCGACGGCTACATCGTGGACGTCAACCGGAACGTCTGGGAGCGGCGCGGCAAGACGCGCGAGGAGTTCCTGGGCAAACCCGTGTGGGAGGCCTTCGAGGGCCGCGACCAGCTCTGCCGCGAGCGCGAGGACGACTGCCCGGCGTTGCGTACCCTCTCCTCCGGCCAGAAGGCCGAGGGCATGCACACTTTCGTGGACCAGGAAGGCAGGCTGCACTACTACCGCGTGGCCACCTACCCCATCCTGGACGCGAGCGGCCGCATGACCCACGTGGCCGAACTGCGCCGCGACGTGACCCAGCGCACCCGTATGGAGCAACGCTTGCAGCAGTCCGAGCGGCTGGCCAGCATCGGCGAATTGTCCACCTACCTGGCGCACGAAATCAGGAACCCCTTGTTCGCCATCTCCGGTTTCGCCAATTCCCTGGCTCGCAACGAGAACCTCGACGAGCAGGCCCGCGAGAAG
The sequence above is a segment of the Alkalidesulfovibrio alkalitolerans DSM 16529 genome. Coding sequences within it:
- a CDS encoding two-component system sensor histidine kinase NtrB — protein: MAEQTDSAAPCVQKIAVAGRGPEFEKLVELLRDGVKVEVAAELRLVAAACEGGPLPEIASRHPDLPLYADVGELLGSHRDTDVLFVSGSRALVERARALAPASTLVFGPAESVFFLTLFDPERLCLSCRLDLSRTRSLFEAVMDEVREDMILMDRDGYIVDVNRNVWERRGKTREEFLGKPVWEAFEGRDQLCREREDDCPALRTLSSGQKAEGMHTFVDQEGRLHYYRVATYPILDASGRMTHVAELRRDVTQRTRMEQRLQQSERLASIGELSTYLAHEIRNPLFAISGFANSLARNENLDEQAREKANIILQESKRLDVILKSILNFARPTEGAAGRVDVNEVVRETMGVMTLDCEKLCIVPEMELDEGIPLAKGDPELLKQSLINLVKNAKEAMPRGGRLVIRTGLKKNRVFLQVEDTGTGIPKENLPKIFNPFFSTKDKGAGLGLAMIKKILDDIGGDVTIDSVEGKGTKVTLAMPPVLGGEEAGKRRARDDEPQAAEPLGPPKVGP